The following coding sequences are from one Dermacentor andersoni chromosome 5, qqDerAnde1_hic_scaffold, whole genome shotgun sequence window:
- the LOC126531042 gene encoding sarcoplasmic calcium-binding proteins I, III, and IV-like, which produces MSVFRHRHLYTFHNFWDYNKDGILTWDDFNIIAENYTKLQRHGKLEKEVFERWKSILERWWNELTEHADFNKDRIVEFDEWLKFFTNLGKSTKSVKDLPDFLQKYLHLFFLIMDSNKDGLVCAKDYKKYLKTHNLDISRADECFKEMLNEEDAANGDAMTSDRFTATVYECWVSQDNNCKGKYICGPYDSTSMEELEKKNKKRPV; this is translated from the exons ATTATAACAAGGACGGAATACTGACATGGGACGACTTCAACATTATAGCGGAG AACTACACAAAGTTGCAACGCCACGGAAAGCTCGAGAAGGAAGTCTTCGAAAGATGGAAGTCCATTCTTGAGCGATGGTGGAACGAACTCACGGAGCACGCGGACTTTAACAAG GACCGCATCGTGGAGTTCGACGAGTGGCTcaagtttttcaccaatcttgGAAAGAGCACGAAGAGCGTAAAGGACCTGCCAGACTTCCTGCAGAAGTACCTGCATCTGTTCTTTCTCATCATGGATTCGAACA AGGACGGCTTGGTATGTGCCAAAGACTACAAGAAGTACCTGAAAACTCACAATCTCGACATAAGCAGGGCAGATGAGTGCTTCAAGGAAATGCTCAAT GAGGAAGACGCTGCGAATGGAGATGCCATGACATCAGATCGTTTTACGGCTACAGTCTATGAATGCTGGGTATCACAAGACAATAACTGCAAGGGAAAATATATATGTGGACCGTACGATTCAACCTCTATGGAAGAGCTcgaaaagaagaacaagaagcgaCCAGTCTGA
- the LOC126531029 gene encoding uncharacterized protein isoform X1, with product MSESTLPTRPRRKQAVPLKYEGSGDDSDDDLPSDILDIDFTPTPRSASSNNSQARQRRSQGQKRLLVKLKIKKSGSKGAYVERADDEDFSPRAARAQKRRKKRTPSTKKSSSYSRKSTKSKAQTSSASKGYESSHTPKGLKKQIVTYARANTVDQAAKKFRVPVHKVKHWMKADQTVAPPTSKPEVRNTCNIPDPFPASFKLFSIGVAEEKSVKEASILLSLDESLMEYWIKGKLEITRKVNSGNIPQWETDVFVGVRRDALAGHEISVSDLMFRAESLKVDDTKVDLQWAQRWCERFGVLFKGTSRLSGSKELNEVTLLQLPPEMTCFTPYVRPPAKESSPAAPPSPPPASPPPSPPTPPPATRQRRTRFRGASEIDLELWAWYKKMQKKGRKLTKAIVCARAQRLFQKHGHPEFRAGDGWHRAWKRRCEQMNPQDLSVDEEDVDVEDESSTTSHGHTESQDVPSEKPDAALAPAEAQSHEKHQQPAATDQQQVAVDQLVAATAMSAEPQAMPAHHPVLHTAVPDRPVHEPPASETHAVPDTHAKCATPSSQSLHSAVVPSHHMHPVTTSVQPPREMVNTLITTSPQPPRGMVHASQQLSPHLLPPSLDRSSGHGATLCNPHYTPLCGQSQQHGQHAGPPYPTPDMGLDSQRLSRPFYQLHQMTPPPVQNSHMFYGSYWTDQTHMRGNETHKNDNRQPVAPPFYDSYANYDHGMTPACSLEVSNQPYTDYGQSSSAPPAAESSNSNSSSAAAAAAQKKKNERYLPDFKLQVVKFALQSTFKKTAEHFGVHHSTVAEWCRDREKLERLFPHEKGSLVKSTETATVSPAEQMFVTWLTDCNATNAKLDAAQVKDKVKEIIRYFGEDQVKTNCRWLYVWHKKRLEMEQMIEDLPELQSSSGKEFRIAFPPAVKLEIVKVAERLKFSEASKYFQIDRNSLSDWSKTQEKLKAMVKEGKVRKKEVSKSKKALEAEKEVYQWYQQCRSSGFKPGPNEVRAKAAETYRKYGDTTMKCSIGWYSRWSRRFGIQLRYEKDDEILEWVLAQLEQNRSVTHNEIQTQAIATLSQTRAGFKCSAGWPIRFCKRHQALLQKMPTLDTPLPAVLEEKISSFRLEVQRLQEQCGVTSAAIGAMDEVPLYFSSGAGGGTGTGSLLVRRCGFEQSQAIVFLACLSDGGVLPPLAVLKGSSSVSEVNGMFVLCQEEMKVDRNTVEYWAERVWGRFVPSPSFLILDSFEPHKQFAASAGSDIKVAITPPACSSQTHPVVVWLRRKFQALVNKMSVDRGSSRSIPTVQEMLECIAAAWRHLQATSHDAVQKSFAVTGALLTGDPDEDDMIGRADLLPDVDEEDFT from the exons ATGTCGGAATCGACGTTGCCAACTCGACCAAGGCGCAAGCAAGCTGTGCCGCTAAAATATGAAGGCAGCGGAGACGACTCGGACGATGACCTGCCGAGTGACATACTTGACATTGACTTTACTCCTACGCCAAGAAGTGCCTCGTCAAACAATTCTCAAGCCAGGCAGAGACGTTCTCAAGGTCAAAAAAGGCTGCTCGTTAAGCTCAAGATTAAAAAGAGTGGCAGCAAGGGAGCTTACGTAGAACGTGCCGACGATGAGGATTTCTCACCCAGGGCAGCCAGGGCACAGAAACGTAGAAAAAAGCGAACTCCTTCCACAAAAAAGTCCTCGTCGTACTCCCGGAAAAGCACAAAATCTAAAGCCCAAACCTCATCCGCATCCAAAGGTTACGAGAGCAGCCACACACCGAAAGGCCTGAAGAAACAGATCGTCACCTATGCTCGAGCAAATACGGTTGATCAAGCAGCAAAGAAGTTCAGAGTACCAGTACACAAAGTCAAACACTGGATGAAAGCTGACCAGACCGTTGCACCCCCAACCTCAAAGCCCGAAGTCAGAAACACATGCAATATTCCTGACCCGTTCCCGGCCTCTTTCAAGTTGTTCTCCATTGGTGTGGCAGAAGAAAAAAGTGTCAAGGAAGCCAGCATACTTCTTTCTTTGGATGAAAGTCTTATGGAATACTGGATAAAAGGGAAACTGGAAATAACCAGGAAAGTAAACTCTGGAAACATTCCGCAGTGGGAGACGGACGTGTTTGTCGGTGTCCGAAGAGACGCACTCGCAGGCCACGAAATAAGTGTGTCAGATCTGATGTTCAGGGCTGAGTCACTGAAGGTGGATGACACAAAGGTTGACTTGCAGTGGGCGCAGCGGTGGTGTGAACGATTCGGAGTGCTGTTCAAGGGAACTTCCCGCTTAAGTGGATCAAAG GAGCTGAATGAGGTGACTCTGCTGCAGTTGCCTCCAGAAATGACATGTTTCACACCGTATGTAAGG CCGCCAGCAAAAGAGAGCTCCCCGGCAGCACCTCCATCACCACCACCCGCATCGCCGCCGCCTTCTCCTCCAACGCCCCCACCAGCAACGAGGCAAAGGCGAACAAGGTTTAGGGGTGCCAGTGAGATTGATCTGGAGCTGTGGGCTtggtacaagaaaatgcaaaagaAAG GTAGAAAGCTCACCAAGGCTATCGTTTGCGCTCGCGCTCAGCGCCTGTTCCAGAAACATGGTCATCCTGAGTTCAGAGCAGGCGATGGTTGGCACAGAGCATGGAAGAGGCGCTGTGAGCAAATGAATCCACAGGATCTCTCTGTCGATGAAGAGGACGTTGATGTTGAAGATGAATCAAGCACAACTTCACAT GGTCACACTGAGAGCCAAGATGTGCCTAGTGAGAAACCGGATGCAGCTTTAGCTCCCGCTGAAGCACAAAGCCATGAAAAACATCAACAGCCCGCTGCAACAGATCAACAACAAGTTGCCGTGGACCAGCTTGTTGCTGCTACTGCCATGTCTGCCGAGCCCCAAGCCATGCCTGCACATCACCCGGTCCTTCATACAGCCGTGCCAGACAGACCAGTTCATGAACCACCTGCCTCTGAGACTCATGCTGTTCCTGACACACACGCAAAGTGTGCCACTCCATCAAgtcaatcattgcattctgcagTAGTGCCATCTCATCACATGCATCCTGTAACTACATCAGTGCAGCCGCCACGAGAAATGGTCAATACTCTGATAACTACATCACCGCAACCACCTCGAGGAATGGTTCACGCCTCGCAGCAGCTGAGCCCACATCTGTTGCCACCTTCACTGGACAGAAGTAGTGGTCATGGCGCGACACTCTGCAATCCCCATTATACTCCGTTGTGTGGTCAGTCGCAGCAGCATGGACAGCACGCAGGTCCACCATATCCAACCCCAGACATGGGATTAGACTCCCAGCGACTCTCGCGTCCATTCTACCAGCTTCATCAAATGACGCCACCGCCTGTCCAGAATAGTCACATGTTTTATGGCTCATACTGGACGGACCAGACTCACATGAGAGGCAACGAAACGCACAAAAACGATAATAGGCAGCCTGTTGCTCCACCGTTTTATGACAGCTATGCCAACTATGACCACGGCATGACACCTGCGTGCTCCTTAGAAGTGTCTAACCAACCCTACACAGACTATGGACAGTCATCATCAGCTCCTCCTGCTGCAGAGagtagcaacagcaacagcagtagtgctgctgctgctgctgcacagaagaagaaaaacgagCGGTACCTTCCAGACTTTAAGTTGCAGGTCGTTAAGTTTGCCTTGCAGTCAACCTTTAAGAAGACTGCCGAGCACTTTGGGGTTCACCATTCAACGGTGGCTGAATGGTGCCGGGATCGAGAGAAGCTAGAGCGGCTCTTCCCACATGAGAAGGGCAGCCTTGTTAAAAGCACAGAGACTGCCACTGTTTCACCTGCAGAGCAGATGTTTGTAACTTGGCTTACTGATTGCAATGCAACAAATGCGAAGCTAGATGCTGCTCAAGTGAAGGACAAGGTCAAAGAAATCATTCGATATTTTGGAGAAGACCAGGTTAAAACAAACTGCCGGTGGTTGTATGTGTGGCACAAGAAAAGACTCGAAATggagcaaatgattgaagaccttccCGAGCTGCAGTCCAGCTCAGGGAAAGAATTCCGAATTGCATTTCCTCCTGCTGTCAAGCTAGAAATTGTAAAGGTAGCTGAAAGGTTAAAGTTTAGTGAGGCCTCAAAGTACTTCCAGATTGACCGAAACAGTCTGTCAGACTGGAGCAAAACTCAGGAAAAACTTAAGGCTATGGTCAAAGAAGGCAAAGTGCGAAAAAAAGAGGTATCAAAAAGTAAGAAGGCTTTGGAGGCTGAAAAGGAGGTTTATCAGTGGTACCAGCAATGCAGAAGCAGTGGCTTCAAGCCAGGGCCTAATGAAGTCCGTGCCAAAGCGGCAGAGACTTACCGCAAGTATGGCGACACCACAATGAAATGCAGTATTGGCTGGTACTCGAGATGGTCTCGACGTTTTGGCATACAGCTGCGATACGAAAAAGATGATGAGATTCTCGAGTGGGTATTGGCACAGCTAGAGCAAAATCGCAGTGTTACTCACAATGAGATTCAGACGCAAGCTATAGCGACTTTATCTCAGACAAGGGCAGGTTTCAAGTGCTCTGCAGGTTGGCCCATTCGATTCTGCAAGAGACATCAGGCACTCTTGCAGAAGATGCCTACCTTGGACACTCCGCTGCCAGCAGTTCTTGAAGAGAAGATCTCCTCTTTCCGGCTGGAAGTTCAGAGGTTACAGGAGCAGTGTGGTGTGACCAGTGCAGCTATCGGTGCCATGGATGAAGTGCCTCTTTATTTCTCATCTGGTGCAGGTGGTGGTACAGGCACAGGTTCGCTGCTTGTTCGCCGCTGTGGTTTTGAACAGTCACAGGCTATTGTGTTTCTGGCCTGTCTCTCTGACGGCGGTGTCTTACCACCTCTCGCTGTGCTTAAGGGTTCAAGCAGTGTCTCGGAAGTAAATGGCATGTTTGTCCTTTGCCAGGAAGAAATGAAAGTTGATCGAAACACTGTTGAATACTGGGCAGAGCGCGTCTGGGGTCGGTTTGTGCCATCGCCGAGCTTCCTTATTTTGGATTCATTTGAGCCCCACAAGCAGTTTGCTGCTTCAGCTGGCAGCGACATCAAGGTGGCCATAACACCACCAGCTTGCTCCTCACAGACTCATCCTGTTGTTGTTTGGTTGCGAAGAAAGTTTCAGGCCCTGGTCAACAAGATGTCAGTCGACAGGGGCTCCTCTAGAAGCATACCAACAGTCCAGGAAATGCTGGAGTGCATTGCTGCAGCTTGGCGTCATTTGCAAGCAACAAGCCACGATGCAGTGCAGAAAAGCTTTGCAGTTACTGGTGCTCTTCTCACAGGAGATCCCGATGAGGATGACATGATTGGTAGAGCAGACCTTTTGCCCGATGTGGACGAGGAAGATTTTACATAA
- the LOC126531029 gene encoding uncharacterized protein isoform X2, whose product MSESTLPTRPRRKQAVPLKYEGSGDDSDDDLPSDILDIDFTPTPRSASSNNSQARQRRSQGQKRLLVKLKIKKSGSKGAYVERADDEDFSPRAARAQKRRKKRTPSTKKSSSYSRKSTKSKAQTSSASKGYESSHTPKGLKKQIVTYARANTVDQAAKKFRVPVHKVKHWMKADQTVAPPTSKPEVRNTCNIPDPFPASFKLFSIGVAEEKSVKEASILLSLDESLMEYWIKGKLEITRKVNSGNIPQWETDVFVGVRRDALAGHEISVSDLMFRAESLKVDDTKVDLQWAQRWCERFGVLFKGTSRLSGSKELNEVTLLQLPPEMTCFTPYPPAKESSPAAPPSPPPASPPPSPPTPPPATRQRRTRFRGASEIDLELWAWYKKMQKKGRKLTKAIVCARAQRLFQKHGHPEFRAGDGWHRAWKRRCEQMNPQDLSVDEEDVDVEDESSTTSHGHTESQDVPSEKPDAALAPAEAQSHEKHQQPAATDQQQVAVDQLVAATAMSAEPQAMPAHHPVLHTAVPDRPVHEPPASETHAVPDTHAKCATPSSQSLHSAVVPSHHMHPVTTSVQPPREMVNTLITTSPQPPRGMVHASQQLSPHLLPPSLDRSSGHGATLCNPHYTPLCGQSQQHGQHAGPPYPTPDMGLDSQRLSRPFYQLHQMTPPPVQNSHMFYGSYWTDQTHMRGNETHKNDNRQPVAPPFYDSYANYDHGMTPACSLEVSNQPYTDYGQSSSAPPAAESSNSNSSSAAAAAAQKKKNERYLPDFKLQVVKFALQSTFKKTAEHFGVHHSTVAEWCRDREKLERLFPHEKGSLVKSTETATVSPAEQMFVTWLTDCNATNAKLDAAQVKDKVKEIIRYFGEDQVKTNCRWLYVWHKKRLEMEQMIEDLPELQSSSGKEFRIAFPPAVKLEIVKVAERLKFSEASKYFQIDRNSLSDWSKTQEKLKAMVKEGKVRKKEVSKSKKALEAEKEVYQWYQQCRSSGFKPGPNEVRAKAAETYRKYGDTTMKCSIGWYSRWSRRFGIQLRYEKDDEILEWVLAQLEQNRSVTHNEIQTQAIATLSQTRAGFKCSAGWPIRFCKRHQALLQKMPTLDTPLPAVLEEKISSFRLEVQRLQEQCGVTSAAIGAMDEVPLYFSSGAGGGTGTGSLLVRRCGFEQSQAIVFLACLSDGGVLPPLAVLKGSSSVSEVNGMFVLCQEEMKVDRNTVEYWAERVWGRFVPSPSFLILDSFEPHKQFAASAGSDIKVAITPPACSSQTHPVVVWLRRKFQALVNKMSVDRGSSRSIPTVQEMLECIAAAWRHLQATSHDAVQKSFAVTGALLTGDPDEDDMIGRADLLPDVDEEDFT is encoded by the exons ATGTCGGAATCGACGTTGCCAACTCGACCAAGGCGCAAGCAAGCTGTGCCGCTAAAATATGAAGGCAGCGGAGACGACTCGGACGATGACCTGCCGAGTGACATACTTGACATTGACTTTACTCCTACGCCAAGAAGTGCCTCGTCAAACAATTCTCAAGCCAGGCAGAGACGTTCTCAAGGTCAAAAAAGGCTGCTCGTTAAGCTCAAGATTAAAAAGAGTGGCAGCAAGGGAGCTTACGTAGAACGTGCCGACGATGAGGATTTCTCACCCAGGGCAGCCAGGGCACAGAAACGTAGAAAAAAGCGAACTCCTTCCACAAAAAAGTCCTCGTCGTACTCCCGGAAAAGCACAAAATCTAAAGCCCAAACCTCATCCGCATCCAAAGGTTACGAGAGCAGCCACACACCGAAAGGCCTGAAGAAACAGATCGTCACCTATGCTCGAGCAAATACGGTTGATCAAGCAGCAAAGAAGTTCAGAGTACCAGTACACAAAGTCAAACACTGGATGAAAGCTGACCAGACCGTTGCACCCCCAACCTCAAAGCCCGAAGTCAGAAACACATGCAATATTCCTGACCCGTTCCCGGCCTCTTTCAAGTTGTTCTCCATTGGTGTGGCAGAAGAAAAAAGTGTCAAGGAAGCCAGCATACTTCTTTCTTTGGATGAAAGTCTTATGGAATACTGGATAAAAGGGAAACTGGAAATAACCAGGAAAGTAAACTCTGGAAACATTCCGCAGTGGGAGACGGACGTGTTTGTCGGTGTCCGAAGAGACGCACTCGCAGGCCACGAAATAAGTGTGTCAGATCTGATGTTCAGGGCTGAGTCACTGAAGGTGGATGACACAAAGGTTGACTTGCAGTGGGCGCAGCGGTGGTGTGAACGATTCGGAGTGCTGTTCAAGGGAACTTCCCGCTTAAGTGGATCAAAG GAGCTGAATGAGGTGACTCTGCTGCAGTTGCCTCCAGAAATGACATGTTTCACACCGTAT CCGCCAGCAAAAGAGAGCTCCCCGGCAGCACCTCCATCACCACCACCCGCATCGCCGCCGCCTTCTCCTCCAACGCCCCCACCAGCAACGAGGCAAAGGCGAACAAGGTTTAGGGGTGCCAGTGAGATTGATCTGGAGCTGTGGGCTtggtacaagaaaatgcaaaagaAAG GTAGAAAGCTCACCAAGGCTATCGTTTGCGCTCGCGCTCAGCGCCTGTTCCAGAAACATGGTCATCCTGAGTTCAGAGCAGGCGATGGTTGGCACAGAGCATGGAAGAGGCGCTGTGAGCAAATGAATCCACAGGATCTCTCTGTCGATGAAGAGGACGTTGATGTTGAAGATGAATCAAGCACAACTTCACAT GGTCACACTGAGAGCCAAGATGTGCCTAGTGAGAAACCGGATGCAGCTTTAGCTCCCGCTGAAGCACAAAGCCATGAAAAACATCAACAGCCCGCTGCAACAGATCAACAACAAGTTGCCGTGGACCAGCTTGTTGCTGCTACTGCCATGTCTGCCGAGCCCCAAGCCATGCCTGCACATCACCCGGTCCTTCATACAGCCGTGCCAGACAGACCAGTTCATGAACCACCTGCCTCTGAGACTCATGCTGTTCCTGACACACACGCAAAGTGTGCCACTCCATCAAgtcaatcattgcattctgcagTAGTGCCATCTCATCACATGCATCCTGTAACTACATCAGTGCAGCCGCCACGAGAAATGGTCAATACTCTGATAACTACATCACCGCAACCACCTCGAGGAATGGTTCACGCCTCGCAGCAGCTGAGCCCACATCTGTTGCCACCTTCACTGGACAGAAGTAGTGGTCATGGCGCGACACTCTGCAATCCCCATTATACTCCGTTGTGTGGTCAGTCGCAGCAGCATGGACAGCACGCAGGTCCACCATATCCAACCCCAGACATGGGATTAGACTCCCAGCGACTCTCGCGTCCATTCTACCAGCTTCATCAAATGACGCCACCGCCTGTCCAGAATAGTCACATGTTTTATGGCTCATACTGGACGGACCAGACTCACATGAGAGGCAACGAAACGCACAAAAACGATAATAGGCAGCCTGTTGCTCCACCGTTTTATGACAGCTATGCCAACTATGACCACGGCATGACACCTGCGTGCTCCTTAGAAGTGTCTAACCAACCCTACACAGACTATGGACAGTCATCATCAGCTCCTCCTGCTGCAGAGagtagcaacagcaacagcagtagtgctgctgctgctgctgcacagaagaagaaaaacgagCGGTACCTTCCAGACTTTAAGTTGCAGGTCGTTAAGTTTGCCTTGCAGTCAACCTTTAAGAAGACTGCCGAGCACTTTGGGGTTCACCATTCAACGGTGGCTGAATGGTGCCGGGATCGAGAGAAGCTAGAGCGGCTCTTCCCACATGAGAAGGGCAGCCTTGTTAAAAGCACAGAGACTGCCACTGTTTCACCTGCAGAGCAGATGTTTGTAACTTGGCTTACTGATTGCAATGCAACAAATGCGAAGCTAGATGCTGCTCAAGTGAAGGACAAGGTCAAAGAAATCATTCGATATTTTGGAGAAGACCAGGTTAAAACAAACTGCCGGTGGTTGTATGTGTGGCACAAGAAAAGACTCGAAATggagcaaatgattgaagaccttccCGAGCTGCAGTCCAGCTCAGGGAAAGAATTCCGAATTGCATTTCCTCCTGCTGTCAAGCTAGAAATTGTAAAGGTAGCTGAAAGGTTAAAGTTTAGTGAGGCCTCAAAGTACTTCCAGATTGACCGAAACAGTCTGTCAGACTGGAGCAAAACTCAGGAAAAACTTAAGGCTATGGTCAAAGAAGGCAAAGTGCGAAAAAAAGAGGTATCAAAAAGTAAGAAGGCTTTGGAGGCTGAAAAGGAGGTTTATCAGTGGTACCAGCAATGCAGAAGCAGTGGCTTCAAGCCAGGGCCTAATGAAGTCCGTGCCAAAGCGGCAGAGACTTACCGCAAGTATGGCGACACCACAATGAAATGCAGTATTGGCTGGTACTCGAGATGGTCTCGACGTTTTGGCATACAGCTGCGATACGAAAAAGATGATGAGATTCTCGAGTGGGTATTGGCACAGCTAGAGCAAAATCGCAGTGTTACTCACAATGAGATTCAGACGCAAGCTATAGCGACTTTATCTCAGACAAGGGCAGGTTTCAAGTGCTCTGCAGGTTGGCCCATTCGATTCTGCAAGAGACATCAGGCACTCTTGCAGAAGATGCCTACCTTGGACACTCCGCTGCCAGCAGTTCTTGAAGAGAAGATCTCCTCTTTCCGGCTGGAAGTTCAGAGGTTACAGGAGCAGTGTGGTGTGACCAGTGCAGCTATCGGTGCCATGGATGAAGTGCCTCTTTATTTCTCATCTGGTGCAGGTGGTGGTACAGGCACAGGTTCGCTGCTTGTTCGCCGCTGTGGTTTTGAACAGTCACAGGCTATTGTGTTTCTGGCCTGTCTCTCTGACGGCGGTGTCTTACCACCTCTCGCTGTGCTTAAGGGTTCAAGCAGTGTCTCGGAAGTAAATGGCATGTTTGTCCTTTGCCAGGAAGAAATGAAAGTTGATCGAAACACTGTTGAATACTGGGCAGAGCGCGTCTGGGGTCGGTTTGTGCCATCGCCGAGCTTCCTTATTTTGGATTCATTTGAGCCCCACAAGCAGTTTGCTGCTTCAGCTGGCAGCGACATCAAGGTGGCCATAACACCACCAGCTTGCTCCTCACAGACTCATCCTGTTGTTGTTTGGTTGCGAAGAAAGTTTCAGGCCCTGGTCAACAAGATGTCAGTCGACAGGGGCTCCTCTAGAAGCATACCAACAGTCCAGGAAATGCTGGAGTGCATTGCTGCAGCTTGGCGTCATTTGCAAGCAACAAGCCACGATGCAGTGCAGAAAAGCTTTGCAGTTACTGGTGCTCTTCTCACAGGAGATCCCGATGAGGATGACATGATTGGTAGAGCAGACCTTTTGCCCGATGTGGACGAGGAAGATTTTACATAA